A genomic region of Dunckerocampus dactyliophorus isolate RoL2022-P2 chromosome 10, RoL_Ddac_1.1, whole genome shotgun sequence contains the following coding sequences:
- the gatad2ab gene encoding GATA zinc finger domain containing 2Ab, whose protein sequence is MSEEAVRQTRSQKRAMERDGVGLTSSLGDMDAKRVKLEKGDSAGSPLALVGPGVEGVKLKSEQSAKLAASILKTGEVKATIKVEVQTGEEPVDMSTSKSDIKRERQPPSPDDVIVLSDNEPSSPLMNGHCFNKTDTDKLMKSSPEEREQIIKQLKEELRLQEAKLVLLKKLRQSQIQKESTAQKATGSVATPPPLVRGSITSNKGPLQVTGRSSGTVIPPPLVRGGQHVQSKHNSQTVMPPLVRGAQIITVTPQQIAGLRQQPQQHSGSGPPPLLLAPRASVPNVQVQGQRIIQQGLIRVANVANSNILVNIPQASPTGIKGSSVSPNSSIDSPASRQAAAKLALRKQLEKTLLEIPPPKPPAPEFNFLPSAANNEFIYLLGLEEVVQKLLDMLGRGNLGPTAGMSSFIPKEPHTCTQCKTDFTSRWRKEKAGTILCNQCMSSNQKKALKAEHTSRLKAAFVKALQQEQEIEQRILHQATTSSATPVSKTTSSSPSLSKSDVLVAQQYKQVRAAMPHRSVTGHHSAIKQLQSAVTAAALGSRPGKHSAARPLQQGAKVSAGSSNSNQGNVTAWRKQNSSNTGVTMAYVNPSSLSTHKTSSSVERQREYLLDMIPSRSISQAANTWK, encoded by the exons ATGTCAGAAGAGGCTGTGCGTCAAACACGCAGCCAGAAGAGGGCAATGGAGAGGGACGGCGTGGGCCTTACCAGTTCCCTGGGAGACATGGACGCCAAACGGGTCAAGCTGGAGAAAGGGGATTCTGCCGGAAGTCCACTGGCCCTGGTTGGGCCCGGAGTTGAGGGTGTCAAGCTGAAGAGTGAACAGTCCGCTAAACTGGCAGCCAGCATCCTAAAGACTGGGGAGGTGAAGGCTACTATCAAGGTGGAGGTGCAGACGGGGGAGGAGCCTGTTGATATGAGCACATCTAAAAG TGATATCAAGAGAGAGCGCCAGCCGCCTTCACCTGACGACGTGATTGTGTTATCCGACAACGAGCCATCTAGTCCCCTCATGAACGGCCACTGCTTCAACAAGACGGATACAGACAAACTTATG AAGAGTTCCCCAGAGGAGAGGGAGCAAATAATCAAACAGCTGAAAGAAGAACTAAGACTCCAGGAAGCCAAGTTGGTACTGCTTAAGAAGCTACGACAGAGCCAGATCCAGAAGGAGAGCACAGCTCAGAAG GCAACTGGCTCTGTGGCAACTCCACCTCCTCTGGTGAGAGGTAGCATTACATCAAACAAAGGACCCCTCCAG GTGACGGGTCGCAGCTCAGGCACGGTGATCCCTCCTCCATTGGTGCGAGGTGGGCAACACGTCCAATCCAAACACAACTCTCAGACGGTCATGCCGCCCTTGGTCAGAGGAGCCCAG ATTATTACTGTGACTCCCCAGCAGATCGCCGGATTGCGTCAGCAACCACAGCAGCACAGCGGCTCAGGCCCTCCTCCTCTTTTGCTGGCTCCCCGGGCCTCCGTGCCCAATGTCCAGGTGCAGGGACAGAGAATCATTCAGCAGGGCCTCATACGGGTGGCTAATGTGGCTAACAGTAATATCTTGGTCAACATCCCACAG GCGTCTCCAACTGGCATCAAAGGCTCGTCGGTGTCGCCCAACTCCAGCATCGACTCTCCCGCCAGCCGACAGGCTGCCGCCAAGCTTGCGCTCCGTAAGCAGCTGGAAAAGACGCTGCTGGAGATCCCGCCACCAAAACCCCCTGCCCCTGAGTTTAACTTTTTGCCTTCTGCGGCCAATAATGAGTTTATCTACTTGTTGGGGTTAGAGGAAGTGGTGCAAAAACTCCTAGACATGCTCGGCAGAG GCAACCTGGGTCCAACAGCTGGCATGTCCAGCTTCATTCCCAAAGAGCCACACACCTGCACCCAGTGTAAAACGGATTTCACCTCCCGTTGGAGGAAAGAGAAGGCCGGGACCATCCTGTGTAACCAGTGCATGTCCTCCAATCAGAAGAAGGCCCTGAAGGCCGAGCACACCAGTCGGCTGAAGGCAGCCTTTGTGAAGGCACTCCAGCAGGAGCAGGAGATCGAACAGCGTATCCTCCACCAAGCCACCACCTCCTCTGCCACTCCCGTCTCCAAAACCACCTCGTCTTCTCCCTCGCTGTccaaaagtgatgttttggtGGCTCAGCAGTACAAACAGGTCAGGGCCGCCATGCCTCACAGGTCTGTGACAGGCCACCACTCGGCCATTAAGCAG CTGCAGAGTGCAGTGACGGCCGCAGCGTTGGGCAGCAGGCCAGGTAAGCATTCGGCGGCACGTCCGCTGCAGCAGGGAGCGAAGGTCAGTGCCGGCAGCAGCAACAGTAACCAGGGCAACGTAACCGCCTGGAGGAAGCAGAATAGCAGCAATACAG GCGTCACTATGGCTTATGTGAACCCCTCCAGCTTGTCCACCCACAAGACCAGCTCCTCTGTGGAGCGCCAGCGAGAGTACCTGCTGGACATGATCCCCTCCCGCTCCATCTCCCAGGCAGCCAACACATGGAAATAA